TCTCCTGCGCCCACTGATAAGATGTTTCTTCGAGTTCGGCGTGTGGAATCACCGCGTTTACCATTCCCATTGCTTCCGCCTCTCTGGCAGAATAATTTCTTCCTAAAAAGAAAATTTCACGGGCTTTTTTCTGGCCGACCATTTTCGCCAAATATGCGGAACCGTAACCGCCATCAAAACTGGTAACATCGGCGTCGGTCTGTTTAAAGATCGCGTGTTCTTCACTGGCTAAAGTAAGATCGCAAACAACGTGTAATGAATGTCCGCCGCCAACTGCCCAACCGTTTACCACCGCAATAACAACTTTCGGCATGAAACGTATTAAACGTTGAACTTCAAGAATATTCAGACGGTGACGTCCGTCATCACCTACATATCCCTGTTCGCCCCTTGCTTTCTGGTCTCCGCCGCTGCAAAATGCATGTCCGCCGTCTTTAGGGCTCGGACCTTCGCCGGTAAGTAGCACAACGCCTACAGAAGCATCTTCTGAAACGTGGTAAAAAGCATCATATAATTCGGAGGTAGTTTTGGGGCGGAATGCGTTGCGGACTTCGGGTCTGTTGAAAGCAATTCTTGCCACGGCACCACTTTTTTGGTAGGTAATATCTTCGTATTCTTTTACGGTTTTCCAATCGATCATTTTGTTGTAAAATTTGAGCCAAAGATAAGGAATTATGAGGCAGGACAAAAGGAAAACTGAGGGTTTTTAGGAGCAGGAAGCTGGGATCTTCTCAGGGAATGCAGTCCCGCTTTCCGCTGCAATCTTTTTGGCATTGTACCAAAAAGGATTTACGCTGCAATCGGGGCTAAAAAATAAGTTTGTCTGTGTTTCGAAGTTACAGTGGATTTCCGTCTCCTTCGATGTCGTTTGTTTCCTGAAGAATTTTCAGCGCTTCTTCCAAATCCCGCTCGTTTACCAATAGAAAATAGTTTTGGGAAATAGGAAAAACAGCGATGTTGTTTACGTATTCGTTTTTAATATGGCTTGGGATGTCGCGCGAGGCGAGCTTGGTTTTGGCGAGCTCGATTTCATAAAGATATGACGACTGGAAAACCGGAACTAATTCTGACATTTTTATTTTTCTTTAAAAGTAAGGCAAATAATTTAAAACCCTTGGGAAGAAAAACTGAATGACATTCTAGCCCTGATGGCAATGGAAATCCTTTTTCAGCTGATCGGCGGCGGCTTTGCCGCCGCCGATCAGCTGAAAAGATTGTAATGAACAGCAGGTGAAGACTCGAAAAGAAAAACAAACCGTGTTGCTCCTAAAAACTACTCAAACATTTTTTCTGTTGATAAACCAGTAAACAGGCAATCCGAGCAAAATTAAAATAAATCCGGGCCAAGTGTACTGCGGCTTAAACCAGATGAGCAGCACGCAAAATGCCATACCAATAATCAGATAAATTAGCGGTGTAACCGGATAAAGCCAGGTTTTATAAGGTCTTTCGATTCCAGGTTTTTTGATTCGTAAATAAATTACTCCGAAAACGGTGATCATATAAAACAGCACAATTACAAACGAAATCATGTCGAGCAAATCGCCGTATTGTCCGCTAAGGGCAAGTACTGATGCCCAGATTCCCTGCATCCAGAGGGACTTTTCCGGAACATCATTTCTGTTATTATCAATGGCCTGTTTAAAAAACAAACCGTCTTTTGCCATCGTTTGGAACACCCGTGCGCCTGCCAACACCAATCCGTTGATACAGCCAAAGGTGGAAATCATAACCAGAACCGCCATAATTACTGTTCCAAGATTTCCGAAAATAACTTCAGAGGCGGCGACCGCAGGACGGTTTTTATCGGCAAAAGCGATTGCATCGCGCTCTAAAGCATTTAGATAAACGAAATTCACCAATAGGTATAAAACCATAACTACGGTAGTTCCCAAAACCATTGATTTTACAACATTTTTCTTTGGATTTTCGATTTCTCCGGAAACAAATGTTACGTTTTCCCAGGCGACTGAACTGAACACCGAACCTACCATTGCAGCAGCGATTCCGCCCAAAAGCGTAATGCTGCCGATGGATTTCCAGCCGGTTGGTAACAAATCATTCCCCACTTCCTTACCGAAATCCTGAAAACCGTTCCAGCCAAAACTCATATTTGAAGCCCACTGAGAATCTTTCACAAACAGAAATCCGAAAACAATGATCCCAATCAGCGCGATTATTTTGGAAGCGGTGAACAAGTTCTGTAGAAATTTGCCGTTTTTAACTCCTTTCGTGTTGATATACGTGAGTAAAAGGATTACTACAATGGCTAAAATCTGAACCCAGGTAATCCGAAAAGTTCCGCTCTGGAAAATAGGATCTGAATTATTAAGCGCCGGAATGAGATAGGCTGTAAATTTCCCAAAAGCCATAGCAACAGCCGCAATTGTTCCTGTTTGAATTACGGTGAACAGTCCCCAACCATAAAGAAAACCGGTCATCTTTCCGAAAATTTCTGTAATGTAGGTATATTGTCCGCCCGCTTTGGGAAACATCGCTGACAGTTCGCCGTAAGAAATTGCAGCAGCGATCGTCATAATTGCAGTAATCACCCAAACGGTAATCAGCCAGTAACCGGAACCCAGATTCCGCATCATATCCGAACTTACTATAAATATCCCACTGCCTATCATAGAACCCATTACGAGCATCGTAGCGTCCCAAAGTTTAAGTTTTTTCTGCATAAATTTTTAATTGATGAAGGTTTTGGAAATTAAAACCTGTTTACCGTGTGCCTTTTAAAAAGTAAATATATAGATTTTCCGTAACCGTTTGCATTTTTAGCTGACGATAATTATATTTTTTGAATGAAATATTGGTTTCAAGGGATTCGGATGAATAAAATTTATTATTTTTGAAAAAATTTAAGAAATGAAAAAAATTGTCTTTTTGTTAACGCTGGCATTTTCTACAGTGATGTTTGCTCAGGAAACAGAAAAAAAAGTGGGTCCACCCGCAGGAAATGCTTTAGTTGGTGAAGTATATGGATCTCAGCCTTCTGTAACCGCGGAAAAAAACGCGATACCTGCTAAAAAGCTTCAGAAGAAACTGAAATCCAGCAAAAAGCTGGAAAATGTTGCGGTAAA
The window above is part of the Kaistella faecalis genome. Proteins encoded here:
- a CDS encoding 1,4-dihydroxy-2-naphthoyl-CoA synthase, producing the protein MIDWKTVKEYEDITYQKSGAVARIAFNRPEVRNAFRPKTTSELYDAFYHVSEDASVGVVLLTGEGPSPKDGGHAFCSGGDQKARGEQGYVGDDGRHRLNILEVQRLIRFMPKVVIAVVNGWAVGGGHSLHVVCDLTLASEEHAIFKQTDADVTSFDGGYGSAYLAKMVGQKKAREIFFLGRNYSAREAEAMGMVNAVIPHAELEETSYQWAQEILGKSPMSIRMLKFAMNLTDDGMVGQQVFAGEATRLAYMTEEAKEGRNAFLEKRKPDFGENKWIS
- a CDS encoding putative signal transducing protein; the protein is MSELVPVFQSSYLYEIELAKTKLASRDIPSHIKNEYVNNIAVFPISQNYFLLVNERDLEEALKILQETNDIEGDGNPL
- a CDS encoding APC family permease → MQKKLKLWDATMLVMGSMIGSGIFIVSSDMMRNLGSGYWLITVWVITAIMTIAAAISYGELSAMFPKAGGQYTYITEIFGKMTGFLYGWGLFTVIQTGTIAAVAMAFGKFTAYLIPALNNSDPIFQSGTFRITWVQILAIVVILLLTYINTKGVKNGKFLQNLFTASKIIALIGIIVFGFLFVKDSQWASNMSFGWNGFQDFGKEVGNDLLPTGWKSIGSITLLGGIAAAMVGSVFSSVAWENVTFVSGEIENPKKNVVKSMVLGTTVVMVLYLLVNFVYLNALERDAIAFADKNRPAVAASEVIFGNLGTVIMAVLVMISTFGCINGLVLAGARVFQTMAKDGLFFKQAIDNNRNDVPEKSLWMQGIWASVLALSGQYGDLLDMISFVIVLFYMITVFGVIYLRIKKPGIERPYKTWLYPVTPLIYLIIGMAFCVLLIWFKPQYTWPGFILILLGLPVYWFINRKNV